Below is a genomic region from Methanosphaera sp. ISO3-F5.
ACAACTGGATAATAGTGGGGGAGCAATCAACTTTGAAGGAGAAGGAGATTATTCTAATTACATCTTAAACATAACTGAAAGTAACTTTACAGATAACAGTATAAAAAGTGTTAGTAATCGTATAGATGCTTATGGTGGAGCTATATGCTATTGGAATAATAATGGACATAATAGTTTATATATTACAAGATCAAAATTTGAAAACAATAAAATAAAAACAGCAGGTAATGCTGAAACTGAATCAATGATAAACAGTTATGGAGGAGCATTATACTACAAAGCTGATGTTTTAGATGATGTTAATATTTCTGATTCTAGTTTCACAAGTAATGGGATTGTAAATGGGAAGGAAACTGGTGAATTAGGTAATGTTAACTCCTATGGTGGAGCTATAGATCTTAATTATAATAGTCATAATGATGGTCTTGATTTTACTGTTGTTAATAACAGTTTCACTGATAATAGTATTAGTAACCGGAAAGCCGATGGTTCTTTAGAAGTTTATGGTGGTGCTTTAAGCATTCGTTATTTTAATGACTTTTCTAGTACAAATTATGTTCCAGTCTTGAATTTATCTGATAACGTGTTCTCACATAACACATTGAATAATTTCACGGAATCCTGTGGTGGAGCAATATATTCTAATGTACTGTTAAATACAGTAATATTTAACACTAATTTCACAGATAATCATTTACTTACTGTTTCATCAAGTAGTATAAGTGCAAAAGGTGGAGCCATATTCATTGAAAATGAAAAGGATAATGGACGAAATAGTTTAACCATTACAAAATCAAAATTTAACAACAATAAAATTACAATATATAATTCTGAAGATAACTCAAATAGCCTAAAGGGAGGAGCATTATACTTCAATACTAATGGGTTAGATGATCTTAATATATCTGATTCTAGTTTCTCTGGTAATGGTATTGTTAATGTGAATGAAACAACGGGTGAGTATTCTTCAGGGGATTTTGATTCCAGTGGTGGAGCAATAGACATTACTTTCAATAATCCAGATCAAAGACTTGTATTTACTGTTGTTAATAATAGTTTCACTGATAATGGTATTAGTAACCAGAAAATAATTGGTTCTGGAATAGGTTATGGTGGTGCTTTAAGTATTAAAAGTACTAGTCCTAGTTCAGATGTTGTTCCAGTATTTAATTTATCTGATAATGTGTTCTCACATAATTCTTTGAATAATTTAATGGAATCCTATGGTGGGGCTGTATATTCTGATGCATTGTTAAATACGTTCATATATAACAGTAATTTCACAGTAAATTCTATTAATACAGGAAATGGTCAAAAAGCATCTGGTGGTGCTTTAGCATTAGTTGGATTTATAAATATTAGTAACTCTAATTTCCATGATAATCTTATTAAGGCAAGTGCGCTGGATTATGATATGTATGAGTCTGATTATTATGGTGGAGCAGTCTTTATTGATAAATTAAAAAGTTATGGTTATGAAACTGAGAGTAATGATTTTGTAATTGAAGAATCTAACTTTACAGGTAATAGAATTATAGCTAACGGTCTAATTGATGATCTATATGTATATGGTGGTGCAGTATTTTACGAAAACGATGCTATGATAAGTTCTGATACTTCTGCAATGATAATTAATAATTCTTATTTCAATGATAACACAATAACGGTTACTTATAGATATCGTGTATTTACATCTGGTGGGGCAATATACTTTAATCAGATGGGTGCTAGTTCAGTCAGATTAAATATTATTAATTCTGAATTAGATGAAAACCATGTAAAAAATGTACTTGTTGGTGAATCTGGGGAGATTAACAGTTATGGTGGAGCATTATACTGCAATGTCAATAATTTAGATAATGTTATCATATCTGATTCTAGTTTCACTGATAATAGTATTGTTGATGTGAATAACTCTGAGTATGGTTCTTATGTTGGTGAATCCAGTGGTGGAGCAATAGATATTAAATATGGTAGTTATAATGAAGGTCTTGTAATTACTGTTGTTAATAATAGTTTCACTGATAATGGTATTAGTAACCAGAAAACATTAGGTTCTGGAATAGGTTATGGTGGTGCTTTAAGTATTAAAAGTACTAGTCCTAGTTCAGATGTTGTTCCAGTATTTAATTTATCGGATAATGTGTTCTCACATAATTCTTTGAATAATTTCAGAGAATCATCTGGTGGGGCTGTATATTCTGATGGATTGTTAAATATGTTCATATTTAACAGTAATTTCACATTGAATTCTATTAATACAGGAAATGGTCAAAAAGCATCTGGTGGTGCTTTAACATTTGAAGGATTTATTAACATTAGTAACTCTAACTTCCAGGATAACTTTATTAAGGCAAGTGCACTGGAAGGTATGAGTGATTCTAAATATTATGGTGGAGCAGTCTCTATTGATAAAATAAATAGTTATGGTTATGAAACTGAGAGTAATGATTTTGTAATTGAAGAATCTAACTTTACAGGTAATAGAATTATAGCTAACTGTATAATTGATAATCTATATGTATATGGTGGTGCAATATTTTACGAAAACTCTGATATGATAAGTTCTGATACTTCTGCAATGATAATTAATAATTCTTATTTCAATGATAACACAATAACGGTTACTTATAGATATCGTGTATTTACATCTGGTGGGGCAATATACTTTAATCAGATGGGTGCTAGTTCAGTCAGATTAAATATTATTAATTCTGAATTAGATGAAAACCATGTAAAAAATGTACATGTTGGTGAATATGGAGAGATTAACAGTTATGGTGGAGCATTATACTGCAATGTCAATAATTTAGATAATGTTAACATATCTGATTCTAGTTTCACTGATAATAGTATTGTTTATGTGAATAACTCTGAGTATGGATCTTATGATGGTGAATCCAGTGGTGGAGCAATAGACATTATTGCAAGGGGTTTTAATCCTAATGCTGTATTTACTGTTGTTAATAATAGTTTCATTAATAATGGTATTAGTAATCAGAAAACAATTGGAGCTGGAACTGGTTACGGTGGTGCTTTAAGCATCCGTGATTATTCAAATGGAGATAATGTTATTGTCTTGAATTTATCTGATAATGTGTTCTCACATAACAGTTTGAATAATTTCAGAAAATCATATGGTGGAGCAGTATATGTTGATGCTATTGAAAATACTGAGTCAGTGTTTAATATGTCCATATATAACACTAATTTCACATTGAATTCTATTAATACCGAAAATGGAGAAATAGCAAATGGTGGTGCATTAAGTCTTTCCGTATATTTAGATATTAAATGTTCTAACTTCCAGGATAACATTATCCGGGCAAAATCAGAGGATAATCAATGTCCATATTATGATGGTGGAGCAATATATATCCATAATGATAATTATGAGACTCTAGTGAGTATAGTTAACAGTAGCTTTGTTAATAATGCTATTATTATCCCTAAAATAAACGATGAAGGAAAGGCTAGAGGTGGAGCTATAAGTATTAAAGGAATTTATGATATTAACTTAACCAATTCCAATTTTACAGGAAACAGTATAACCGGCCAATTAAATGAGGCACATGGTGGAGCTATAAACCTAGATACTAAGGGAATCATAACAATCTCTGATGTAAAATTTGATGATAATATCATAAATGTAAAATATGAACGTGTGGAGAATGTAAGTGGTGGAGCAATAAATATATATTCTTATGATTATAATCAACCATTTACCTTTGCTAATATAAGTTCATCATCTTTCACAAGAAACACAGTTAGAAGTGAAGGATTAGCAAACGAGGCATATGGTGGAGCAATATATGTAAGTGGAGACAGTAACAGTCAATTCGCACTATCAAATTCCAACTTCACAAGTAACAGTGCAAGTATAGGAAACCCTAACATTGAAGATGCTAAAAATAAAGTAAATGGTGGAGCAATATACAATAGAGGTTTATCCACTGAAAACTTTAACCTAAACAATAATGAATTCAGAAACAACACTCCTGAAAACTTCATAGTAAACAGTACAAACAATATCATACTAGACAGAAACGATGAGCACATACCAGGCTGTGCAACAGTAGAAGTATACCTTGATGATGAACATTTAGGCACAGCAAAACTAACAAATGAAGCAGGCACACCAGAAATCATAGATTTCCCAGCAAAAGAAGGAACACACACATACAAGCTAGTAATCACTGAAGACAAAGAAAATGAACACTTCAAGGAAAACATTTACTACATAACCTACACCCTCGCAACCAGTACTGATACAACACCAACAAAGATAACACTAGCATACGATCCAAACAATATTAAGATGGGTGATACAGTAACAATAACAGGTAACTTCACAGACAATGAAGGCAATAAACTAGACACAAGTAAAGTTCACTTATATGTAAATGATGTGGAAGTAACCCTAACTGCTACAGAGGACGGATTCAAGTACGAATTTGTAGCAAACACAACCAACTATTACGTATTAGCAGTATTTGATGGAAACACCACATACCAGGCCAGCATGAACAAAACATCATTCAATGTAACTAAACGTCCAACAAGCATCACAGCAGAACGCCTATCCGATGATGTTGAAAACGTTGCAATCAAATTCACAGTAAAAGACACAACTTCAAACAACATTATCCCAGAGGGAATAATAGTAATAACCGATGAAGAAGGAAACATAATACAATCATCCAAGTATGATGAAAACACCAAAAACATCACAATCACTGACCTTCCAAGTGGAACACATACAATAAATGTCACATACATAGGAAACAACACATACAACATGTCAACACAGGAACTAACAGTAACAGTATTACCAAAAACAAACATTACAATAGAAGTACTAAACCATACAAAAGGAAACGTAGTAATCAATTACACAGTAACCAAAGACGGACAACCAATAGGTGCAAATGTTGACGTACAAATAAAATTACCAAACGGTACCACAGTAACCCGTAAAACAGACAATAATGGTAAAATCAGCATAACCGATCCAACAGTTACAAGTGGTGAACACACAACAACAGCAACACTACCAACAAGTAATGAATACATAGGTACAACCTCAGATAAGGATGTTTACGTAGCAGATGATGTACAATCATTACTAGATGAAATCGAAGAACTCAAAACAAACATAACAGAACTCAAAACAAACATCACTAATCTAGAACAAGAATTAGAGGAAGCAAAACGTAACAATACAGAACTTAAAGAAAACATCACAAAACTCGAACAGGAACTAGGTGAAGCTAAACAGAACATCACAAATCTGGAAAACAACATAACAGAACTGGAAAGAGCATTAGAAGCAAACAAAACAGCACTAGAAAACAATATCACAGCACTACAAAACAATATCACAGCACTAGAAAACAATATCACAGCACTAGAAAACAATATCACAGCACTAGAAAATGCACAGGACACAATAGATAAACTAACAAAAGACATAGAAAACCTAACAGAAGCACTACAAAACAATATCACAGCACTAGAAAATGCACGTGAACAAATAGAAAACCTAACAGAAGCATTAAATAACAACATTACTGCTTTACAAGAAGCTGAAAGAGAAAATCAACAACTAAACAACACAGTTAATAACCTTACAAAAGAATTAGAAAATGCAAATAAAACAATAGAAAACCTAACAAAAGATCTGGAAAAAGCACAGGACACAATAGACGAACTAAATGAAACCAACAAACAACTAAACGACACAGTAAACAACCTAACCAAGCAATTAGAAGACGCAAACAAAACAATACAAAATATTACAAAAGAATTGGAAGATGCAAACAATAAAATAGACAACCTAACCAGTCAATTAGAGGATGCAAACAACAAGAACAAGCAACTAGCAGATGAACTCAAAGAAACAAGAGACAAAGTATCAGAACTCGAAAAACAAT
It encodes:
- a CDS encoding Ig-like domain repeat protein, whose protein sequence is MKNKKLVLVALTIILLTCITAVNATDIQNNDTTPTTTVTTTHTTPTTTTIDTTPTQTSKQQALETNTTKTKAINKQTQQKTKEAAINDYTELYNTLTTSTDPELTVELNTDQTYTITQSILLNEAINKLTIEGNNAIIDGNNKYSFLVINHKCDLTINNLTLTHCLANNTILGNQYIDGAIYQKDGIITLKNSNFNNNKATSNLYLTGTVINFHGQKMNIEKSTFESNEINSKQLDNSGGAINFEGEGDYSNYILNITESNFTDNSIKSVSNRIDAYGGAICYWNNNGHNSLYITRSKFENNKIKTAGNAETESMINSYGGALYYKADVLDDVNISDSSFTSNGIVNGKETGELGNVNSYGGAIDLNYNSHNDGLDFTVVNNSFTDNSISNRKADGSLEVYGGALSIRYFNDFSSTNYVPVLNLSDNVFSHNTLNNFTESCGGAIYSNVLLNTVIFNTNFTDNHLLTVSSSSISAKGGAIFIENEKDNGRNSLTITKSKFNNNKITIYNSEDNSNSLKGGALYFNTNGLDDLNISDSSFSGNGIVNVNETTGEYSSGDFDSSGGAIDITFNNPDQRLVFTVVNNSFTDNGISNQKIIGSGIGYGGALSIKSTSPSSDVVPVFNLSDNVFSHNSLNNLMESYGGAVYSDALLNTFIYNSNFTVNSINTGNGQKASGGALALVGFINISNSNFHDNLIKASALDYDMYESDYYGGAVFIDKLKSYGYETESNDFVIEESNFTGNRIIANGLIDDLYVYGGAVFYENDAMISSDTSAMIINNSYFNDNTITVTYRYRVFTSGGAIYFNQMGASSVRLNIINSELDENHVKNVLVGESGEINSYGGALYCNVNNLDNVIISDSSFTDNSIVDVNNSEYGSYVGESSGGAIDIKYGSYNEGLVITVVNNSFTDNGISNQKTLGSGIGYGGALSIKSTSPSSDVVPVFNLSDNVFSHNSLNNFRESSGGAVYSDGLLNMFIFNSNFTLNSINTGNGQKASGGALTFEGFINISNSNFQDNFIKASALEGMSDSKYYGGAVSIDKINSYGYETESNDFVIEESNFTGNRIIANCIIDNLYVYGGAIFYENSDMISSDTSAMIINNSYFNDNTITVTYRYRVFTSGGAIYFNQMGASSVRLNIINSELDENHVKNVHVGEYGEINSYGGALYCNVNNLDNVNISDSSFTDNSIVYVNNSEYGSYDGESSGGAIDIIARGFNPNAVFTVVNNSFINNGISNQKTIGAGTGYGGALSIRDYSNGDNVIVLNLSDNVFSHNSLNNFRKSYGGAVYVDAIENTESVFNMSIYNTNFTLNSINTENGEIANGGALSLSVYLDIKCSNFQDNIIRAKSEDNQCPYYDGGAIYIHNDNYETLVSIVNSSFVNNAIIIPKINDEGKARGGAISIKGIYDINLTNSNFTGNSITGQLNEAHGGAINLDTKGIITISDVKFDDNIINVKYERVENVSGGAINIYSYDYNQPFTFANISSSSFTRNTVRSEGLANEAYGGAIYVSGDSNSQFALSNSNFTSNSASIGNPNIEDAKNKVNGGAIYNRGLSTENFNLNNNEFRNNTPENFIVNSTNNIILDRNDEHIPGCATVEVYLDDEHLGTAKLTNEAGTPEIIDFPAKEGTHTYKLVITEDKENEHFKENIYYITYTLATSTDTTPTKITLAYDPNNIKMGDTVTITGNFTDNEGNKLDTSKVHLYVNDVEVTLTATEDGFKYEFVANTTNYYVLAVFDGNTTYQASMNKTSFNVTKRPTSITAERLSDDVENVAIKFTVKDTTSNNIIPEGIIVITDEEGNIIQSSKYDENTKNITITDLPSGTHTINVTYIGNNTYNMSTQELTVTVLPKTNITIEVLNHTKGNVVINYTVTKDGQPIGANVDVQIKLPNGTTVTRKTDNNGKISITDPTVTSGEHTTTATLPTSNEYIGTTSDKDVYVADDVQSLLDEIEELKTNITELKTNITNLEQELEEAKRNNTELKENITKLEQELGEAKQNITNLENNITELERALEANKTALENNITALQNNITALENNITALENNITALENAQDTIDKLTKDIENLTEALQNNITALENAREQIENLTEALNNNITALQEAERENQQLNNTVNNLTKELENANKTIENLTKDLEKAQDTIDELNETNKQLNDTVNNLTKQLEDANKTIQNITKELEDANNKIDNLTSQLEDANNKNKQLADELKETRDKVSELEKQLKDAQDTIKDLEDQLDKLNKTSKITVIPTNGTVEDNNVIVTLENKLGTPISNATVNVTNKDGQTIGNAKTDKDGIAVIPVNTKAGTEEITVTYPGNTNYTPVSKKINVTTTKNNVTVTVDPVEGIIGETITLTAHLTDKNGNPVSGGNLVFKLNGKTLRKDGSFNSTASPWKFTVKDGIVTVTINADLYLRNAKNLTASYSGSYKYNEAKSNTVTAQIKKRNARITVNTNPKVQEQYKTITFKAKIIDTTPNYKNKTIISEGNKVLFKINGKTIKDNKGKNVLVTVNSNATATYKYTVPAGMGGISKTGTVRDYTVEALLVSDNYYPDTRNTTTFNVERSPVTIELNKVTVNKNNKLSIKANIKDYKSNNVIGDNQVNIKINGKSYVNPKTNKTQNFKVTNGVVDLSGLQLSKDLKVKKVTIVTGARQAYFGGRNETSKIVRV